A genomic segment from Streptomyces sp. NBC_01233 encodes:
- a CDS encoding multicopper oxidase family protein, whose protein sequence is MPKARHPQRHGIDTYVIGVRQFSQQVLPPTLPSTTVWGYGSLGDKTTFNYPSFTIEAKVDRPVRVTWVNDLVDSQGRFLPHLLAVDPTLHWANPPGGKTGRDSRPTFTSTPGPYTGPVPIVTHLHGGHSTEESDGYTEAWYLPRANNIPAGFATVGSFYDEFREKFAEAYDLKWEPGTATFQYANDQRASALWFHDHTLGMTRLNVYAGPAGFYLLRGGECDLPEGVLPGPAPAFGDAPGTRYHEIPLAIQDRSFNSDGSLFYPTSREFFDGFAGPYVPTTDVPPIWNPEFFANTMVVNGRTWPKFEVEPRRYRLRFLNGCNARFLILKIADSPTVRPARSAVPFWQIGNEGGFLPEPVQLERLLLANAERADVIVDFTGIAEGTELYLINEGADEPFGRGEPGVDFPVADPATTGQVMKFVVGPLVGEDASVLPDRLRLPRIRPLGSASVTRRLSLNEVNSSDPLVPPDTPVQAMLGTVDSAGNPVLLGWADPVTENPRLNATETWELHNFTVDAHPIHIHEVAFEVVDRQPFNGSPVPPESWERGFKDTVIAYPGEITRVKARFDHPGRFVWHCHIVEHEDNEMMRPYQIGGMRKKDH, encoded by the coding sequence ATGCCGAAGGCTCGCCACCCGCAGCGGCACGGCATCGACACGTACGTCATCGGCGTCCGGCAGTTCAGCCAGCAGGTATTGCCTCCTACTCTGCCGTCCACCACCGTGTGGGGATACGGCTCGCTCGGGGACAAAACCACGTTCAACTACCCCTCGTTCACCATCGAGGCCAAGGTCGACCGGCCTGTCCGGGTCACCTGGGTGAACGATCTCGTCGACAGCCAAGGCCGTTTCCTCCCGCACTTGCTGGCGGTCGATCCCACCCTGCACTGGGCGAATCCGCCGGGTGGCAAGACCGGGCGCGATTCCCGGCCGACGTTCACGTCGACGCCCGGTCCGTATACCGGACCCGTGCCGATCGTCACTCACCTGCACGGTGGGCATTCCACCGAGGAGAGCGACGGCTACACCGAGGCGTGGTACTTGCCGCGCGCGAACAACATTCCCGCTGGATTCGCCACCGTGGGCTCGTTCTACGACGAGTTCCGGGAGAAGTTCGCCGAAGCGTACGACCTGAAGTGGGAGCCGGGTACCGCGACCTTCCAGTACGCCAACGACCAGCGGGCGTCGGCCCTCTGGTTCCACGACCACACCCTGGGGATGACCCGGCTCAACGTCTACGCCGGACCCGCCGGGTTCTACCTGCTGCGCGGCGGCGAGTGCGACCTGCCCGAGGGGGTTCTGCCCGGACCGGCGCCCGCTTTCGGTGATGCGCCGGGCACCCGGTACCACGAGATCCCCCTGGCCATCCAGGACCGGTCGTTCAACTCGGACGGCTCGCTGTTCTACCCCACGAGCCGGGAATTCTTCGACGGGTTCGCGGGCCCGTACGTTCCCACCACCGATGTACCTCCCATCTGGAACCCCGAATTCTTCGCCAACACGATGGTGGTCAACGGCCGGACATGGCCGAAGTTCGAGGTCGAACCGCGCCGCTACCGGCTGCGCTTCCTCAACGGATGCAATGCCCGGTTCCTGATCCTGAAGATCGCGGACAGTCCGACCGTCCGGCCGGCCCGGTCGGCCGTACCGTTCTGGCAGATCGGCAACGAAGGCGGATTCCTGCCCGAACCGGTTCAGCTGGAACGGCTGCTGTTGGCCAACGCGGAGCGGGCCGACGTGATCGTCGACTTCACCGGGATCGCTGAAGGTACCGAGCTGTACCTCATCAACGAGGGCGCGGACGAACCCTTCGGCCGGGGCGAACCGGGCGTGGACTTCCCTGTGGCGGATCCGGCCACCACCGGGCAGGTGATGAAATTCGTGGTCGGCCCGCTGGTGGGCGAAGACGCGAGCGTCCTGCCGGATCGGCTCCGGCTGCCCAGGATCAGGCCGCTCGGCTCGGCGAGCGTCACCCGACGGCTCTCCCTCAACGAGGTGAACTCCAGCGATCCCCTGGTTCCGCCGGACACGCCGGTCCAGGCCATGCTCGGGACGGTCGACTCCGCCGGGAATCCGGTGTTGCTCGGCTGGGCCGACCCGGTCACGGAGAACCCGAGGCTGAACGCGACCGAAACATGGGAGCTGCACAACTTCACTGTGGACGCCCACCCGATCCACATCCACGAGGTGGCGTTCGAGGTGGTTGACCGGCAACCGTTCAACGGGTCACCCGTTCCGCCGGAGAGCTGGGAGCGTGGCTTCAAGGACACCGTGATCGCCTACCCGGGAGAAATCACCCGGGTGAAGGCCCGGTTCGACCACCCTGGTCGCTTCGTCTGGCACTGCCACATCGTCGAGCACGAGGACAACGAGATGATGCGGCCCTACCAAATCGGAGGCATGCGCAAGAAGGACCACTGA
- the istB gene encoding IS21-like element helper ATPase IstB codes for MSELVTARIRTTATKLGLPHLTEALAEHVGRADAASMAYLDFLDLVLEEELAVREERRFRHALRVSRLPHHKTIEEYDFSYQPELDPRKVKDLATLAFVEAKSNVALLGPPGVGKTHIAVALAVAACRAGYSIYFTTLDDMVRQLKAADSIGRLASKLRTYLRPHVLVVDEVGYLPLERDEANLVFQMLSKRYEKGSTLLTSNKSFSEWGQVFGDDVLATAIIDRLLHHCEILAINGASYRLKNRLTAIEGGITAAS; via the coding sequence TTGAGCGAGCTGGTCACCGCCCGGATCCGCACCACCGCCACCAAACTCGGCCTGCCCCACCTCACCGAGGCCCTGGCCGAGCACGTCGGCCGGGCCGACGCCGCGTCGATGGCCTACCTCGACTTCCTCGACCTGGTCTTGGAAGAAGAACTTGCCGTCCGTGAAGAACGCCGCTTCCGCCACGCGCTACGGGTCTCCCGCCTGCCACACCACAAGACGATTGAGGAGTACGACTTCTCCTACCAGCCCGAACTCGACCCCAGGAAGGTCAAGGACCTGGCCACCCTCGCGTTCGTCGAGGCCAAGTCCAACGTCGCGCTGCTGGGCCCGCCCGGGGTCGGCAAGACACATATCGCCGTCGCGCTGGCTGTCGCCGCCTGCCGGGCCGGCTACTCGATCTACTTCACCACCCTCGACGACATGGTCCGCCAGCTCAAGGCCGCCGACTCCATCGGCCGCCTGGCCAGCAAACTCCGCACCTACCTGCGGCCTCACGTTCTCGTGGTGGACGAGGTCGGCTACCTCCCGCTGGAGCGTGACGAGGCAAACCTCGTCTTCCAGATGCTCTCCAAGCGCTACGAGAAGGGCTCCACCCTGCTGACCTCGAACAAGAGTTTCAGTGAGTGGGGTCAGGTCTTCGGCGACGACGTCCTGGCCACTGCCATCATCGACCGCCTACTCCACCACTGCGAGATCCTCGCCATCAACGGCGCCAGCTACCGCCTGAAGAACCGCCTCACAGCCATCGAAGGCGGCATCACTGCGGCCAGCTGA
- a CDS encoding transposase family protein: MKTKSSPAGGDISLVYSVRLPLSTATVNHVASLIRTHRENIRSRWRTLNDGRIAVIVLAHLRNDERLADLADGASVSASTVRRWVLEVIGLLAARSPRLDRALAKVAKDSGCVVLLDGTLIRTRRRTGQANRKNYSGKHKAHGLLFLALTDAKGRLLWISSARRGACSEITAARYEKLCARLRELELGAVADLGFVGLDDGDGERPAVITGFKASGGKRLSSPKKVVNRLISSLRAPVEHGFASLKTFRILTKVRMHPRHATALVRALLVLTHHQVAR; the protein is encoded by the coding sequence GTGAAGACCAAGTCCAGCCCCGCCGGGGGCGACATCAGCCTTGTCTACTCCGTCCGCCTACCGCTGTCCACTGCCACCGTCAACCATGTGGCCTCTTTGATCCGCACCCACCGCGAGAACATCCGCTCGCGGTGGCGCACGCTGAACGACGGGCGGATCGCCGTGATCGTGCTCGCCCACCTGCGCAACGACGAGCGGCTGGCCGACCTGGCCGACGGCGCCTCGGTGTCGGCCTCCACGGTGCGGCGCTGGGTGCTGGAGGTGATCGGCCTCCTGGCCGCCCGCTCCCCGCGTCTGGACCGCGCGCTGGCCAAGGTGGCCAAGGACAGCGGGTGCGTGGTGCTGCTGGACGGCACGCTGATCCGTACCCGGCGACGGACCGGTCAGGCGAACCGGAAGAACTACTCGGGCAAGCACAAGGCGCACGGCCTGCTCTTCCTCGCCCTGACCGATGCGAAGGGGCGGCTGCTGTGGATCTCCTCAGCCCGTCGCGGCGCCTGCAGCGAGATCACGGCCGCCCGCTACGAAAAGCTGTGCGCGCGGCTGCGCGAGCTGGAGCTGGGAGCGGTCGCCGACCTGGGCTTCGTCGGCCTGGACGACGGCGACGGGGAACGGCCGGCGGTCATCACCGGGTTCAAGGCGAGCGGCGGCAAGCGCCTCTCCTCGCCGAAGAAGGTCGTGAACCGGCTGATCAGCAGCCTGCGGGCCCCGGTCGAGCACGGCTTCGCGAGCCTGAAGACCTTCCGGATCCTGACCAAGGTGCGCATGCACCCGCGGCATGCGACCGCGCTGGTACGGGCCCTGCTCGTGCTGACCCACCACCAGGTGGCCCGGTGA
- a CDS encoding DUF1648 domain-containing protein has product MTDRMKKNGARWGAAAWVAGVLAVLAALPFAASGRLPDRLATHWGGATPDGSMPLWAAALLPALVWVVLALSIAFAGRRGGSPSEAWMGTSLLTGGVFLAGAQASIVRANLDRTDWKDAASVGAGVAITALVAVAAGALGWLAGRRAELPTEPIRLPEGDVMEIPAGERRVWLSRMSNPWLHLIGVLTGLVAAAGTVAAAGGLIGVEWALITPFAFASLGMFAFASVQARVTEAGLEVSFGPLGWPARRWTAGNIVSARVENRRPAQVGGWGYRLSGLGTTVMLRSGECLVIHPRKGPEFAVSIDDAERGAALLNALAAKQQAGA; this is encoded by the coding sequence GTGACTGACCGTATGAAGAAGAACGGCGCCCGATGGGGGGCGGCGGCATGGGTGGCCGGGGTGTTGGCCGTCTTGGCCGCCCTTCCGTTCGCCGCGAGCGGGCGCCTGCCGGACCGGCTCGCCACGCACTGGGGCGGCGCGACTCCGGACGGCTCGATGCCCCTGTGGGCAGCGGCGCTGTTACCGGCGCTGGTCTGGGTCGTTCTGGCGCTGTCCATCGCCTTCGCCGGCCGGCGTGGAGGATCTCCCTCGGAAGCCTGGATGGGCACTTCGCTGCTGACCGGCGGGGTGTTCCTGGCAGGTGCCCAGGCGTCAATCGTGCGGGCCAACCTGGACCGGACCGACTGGAAGGATGCTGCGTCGGTTGGCGCGGGAGTGGCGATCACGGCTCTCGTTGCGGTGGCGGCGGGCGCGCTCGGCTGGCTGGCCGGTCGGCGGGCAGAGCTGCCGACTGAGCCGATCCGGCTCCCTGAGGGTGACGTCATGGAGATCCCTGCGGGTGAGCGCCGCGTCTGGCTCTCCCGCATGTCGAACCCCTGGCTCCACCTCATCGGCGTGCTCACGGGCCTGGTGGCCGCGGCCGGCACTGTGGCAGCCGCGGGCGGCCTGATCGGCGTGGAGTGGGCCCTGATCACTCCGTTCGCATTCGCCTCGCTCGGGATGTTCGCCTTTGCCTCGGTGCAAGCACGCGTGACGGAGGCCGGGCTGGAGGTTTCCTTCGGACCCCTGGGCTGGCCGGCGCGCCGTTGGACGGCCGGCAACATCGTCTCGGCGCGCGTGGAGAACCGCAGGCCGGCGCAGGTGGGCGGCTGGGGCTACCGGCTCAGCGGGCTGGGAACCACCGTCATGCTCCGGTCCGGTGAATGCCTGGTCATCCACCCCCGCAAGGGCCCCGAGTTCGCCGTGAGCATTGACGATGCCGAACGCGGCGCCGCGCTCCTCAACGCTCTCGCCGCGAAGCAGCAAGCGGGCGCATGA
- the istA gene encoding IS21 family transposase, with product MLLEPGRWLELRRFRALHEAGASISEIARETGLNWRTVKKYLESDGPPVPPAPAPRSDLGNQVIKPWAHVIDAWLRAEVLLKAAVIHERLVEQYAFPHHYQRVKMYVQQARPRIAEELGYTPRELAKLHRRFEVVPGAQAQVDWGDEGNILAHVGIPKVYSFHMTLSYSRDPFCCFTTSQNLASFFECHRRAFAHFGGAPGVIVYDRTKTVVRRHVAPGEAVPLHPEAVAFAGHYDFDIDVLAAYRPTGKGRVERQVLIVRDHVLAGRSFSSLDDMDGAFMAWVPQRRARTHRTHGEVIGVRAKRDHAALRALPAKPYIVADRHLRHVAKDCLVAFDANLYSVPATKVRHRQLVEVRASAGTVALHSTVPDAQGITLLAVHSRAVGRSARIVDEAHWKALPDGHTRATTTDLPPPVSRPARSGAEEPGGLISLLTRARAAQVHVGTRPLALYDQIAGTRPFNPAPIDPKDMR from the coding sequence ATGTTGCTGGAACCGGGGCGGTGGCTGGAGCTGCGGCGTTTCCGGGCTCTGCATGAGGCGGGCGCGAGCATCTCGGAGATCGCTCGGGAGACCGGTCTGAACTGGCGTACGGTCAAGAAGTATCTGGAGAGCGACGGTCCTCCGGTTCCGCCGGCTCCGGCGCCGCGCTCGGATCTCGGCAACCAGGTGATCAAGCCGTGGGCGCATGTGATTGATGCGTGGCTACGGGCTGAGGTGCTGCTGAAGGCCGCGGTCATCCATGAGCGTCTGGTCGAGCAGTATGCCTTCCCGCACCACTACCAGCGCGTCAAGATGTACGTGCAGCAGGCCCGACCCCGCATCGCCGAGGAGTTGGGATATACCCCGCGCGAGCTGGCGAAGTTGCACCGCCGCTTCGAGGTGGTGCCCGGCGCCCAGGCCCAGGTCGACTGGGGCGACGAGGGCAACATCCTGGCCCATGTCGGCATCCCGAAGGTCTACTCCTTCCACATGACCTTGTCCTACTCCCGAGATCCGTTCTGCTGCTTCACCACCAGCCAGAATCTGGCATCGTTCTTCGAGTGCCACCGGCGGGCGTTCGCGCACTTCGGCGGGGCGCCCGGGGTGATCGTCTACGACCGGACCAAGACTGTCGTGCGCCGTCACGTCGCCCCGGGCGAGGCGGTCCCGTTGCATCCGGAGGCCGTGGCGTTCGCCGGGCACTACGACTTCGACATCGACGTCTTGGCCGCCTACCGGCCGACGGGGAAGGGCCGCGTCGAGCGCCAGGTCCTCATCGTCCGCGATCATGTGCTCGCGGGGCGGTCCTTCTCCAGCCTGGATGACATGGACGGGGCGTTCATGGCCTGGGTGCCCCAGCGCCGGGCGCGTACGCACCGCACCCACGGCGAGGTGATCGGCGTGCGGGCCAAGCGGGATCACGCCGCGCTGCGGGCGCTGCCCGCCAAGCCCTACATCGTGGCCGATCGGCACCTGCGACACGTGGCCAAGGACTGCCTGGTCGCCTTCGACGCCAACCTCTACTCGGTGCCCGCCACCAAGGTCCGCCACCGCCAGCTCGTCGAGGTCAGAGCCTCCGCAGGCACCGTGGCCCTGCATTCCACCGTGCCCGACGCGCAGGGCATCACGCTGCTGGCCGTGCACTCCCGCGCGGTCGGACGCAGCGCGAGGATCGTGGATGAGGCCCACTGGAAGGCCCTGCCCGACGGACACACCCGCGCCACCACCACCGACCTTCCGCCACCCGTGAGCAGGCCGGCCCGCTCCGGCGCCGAGGAACCGGGCGGTCTGATCTCGCTGCTGACCCGGGCCAGAGCCGCGCAAGTCCACGTCGGCACCCGTCCGCTGGCCCTCTACGACCAGATCGCCGGCACCCGCCCGTTCAACCCCGCCCCCATCGACCCCAAGGACATGCGTTGA
- a CDS encoding GntR family transcriptional regulator codes for MLLRLDTTDSRPLHEQVAGAIRRAIAEGECAPGDRLPPARDLSRALGVNANTVLRGLRALRDEGVLEFRRGRGVTVAEAADQRAQLLERARQLVADAAHLGYSKNDLIEMFRGLS; via the coding sequence ATGTTGCTGAGACTGGACACCACGGACAGTCGCCCCCTTCACGAGCAGGTAGCGGGGGCGATCCGACGGGCCATTGCCGAGGGCGAGTGCGCGCCGGGGGACCGGCTGCCTCCGGCGCGAGACCTGTCCCGGGCGCTGGGCGTGAACGCGAACACCGTTCTTCGCGGCCTGCGCGCCCTGCGCGACGAGGGAGTGCTGGAGTTCCGGCGCGGTCGCGGCGTCACCGTTGCCGAGGCCGCCGACCAGCGGGCGCAGCTGCTCGAACGGGCACGGCAGTTGGTGGCCGACGCGGCACACCTCGGATACAGCAAGAACGATCTCATCGAGATGTTCAGGGGGCTTTCGTGA
- a CDS encoding transposase encodes MLHTGEIWICDAVALYRSSPGATIGSVATDLGVNTETLRYWIRAADGRLEPRRALTSDLVFCESGQMPRGLPAVAGHALHAGGQQGQGRAPTSRPSPAPDEGAATRRRCCH; translated from the coding sequence ATTTTGCACACCGGCGAGATTTGGATCTGCGATGCGGTCGCGCTGTACCGGTCGAGTCCGGGTGCGACGATCGGGTCGGTCGCGACCGATCTCGGGGTGAACACCGAGACGCTGCGGTACTGGATCCGGGCCGCCGACGGGCGACTTGAGCCGAGGCGGGCCCTGACGTCAGACCTCGTCTTCTGCGAGTCGGGCCAGATGCCGCGCGGGCTGCCGGCCGTCGCCGGCCATGCGCTGCATGCGGGCGGCCAACAGGGCCAGGGACGGGCGCCCACGAGCAGGCCTTCGCCAGCCCCAGACGAGGGTGCTGCCACAAGGAGGCGCTGCTGCCACTGA